One stretch of Brevibacillus laterosporus DNA includes these proteins:
- the psd gene encoding phosphatidylserine decarboxylase: MKKRVFQGLINKLPQNVMSRQMGKVASSRFSRFAIQKYINHYQIDVSEIEKPVREYRSLKEFFTRRLKSEARPVDLNAEVVSPVDGKVSQMGGIQQGTLIQAKGKTYTVSQLLGDDEHMAGRFYGGSFMTIYLSPRDYHRIHMPVEGKLFKYSYLPGKLYPVNDMGVEHVEKLFARNERLITYVQSKACGNVAVVKVGALFVGSVKVTYNAQTTNVKNGKQVCEVIGGTPFFEKGRELGWFEFGSTVILLFEKGEMNWAEGIKEGSVVKMGQKIAVSTVPVE, encoded by the coding sequence ATGAAGAAACGTGTGTTTCAAGGGCTAATAAATAAACTTCCGCAAAACGTAATGTCGAGACAAATGGGAAAAGTGGCTAGCTCCCGTTTCAGCCGTTTTGCCATCCAAAAATATATCAACCATTATCAGATTGACGTGTCGGAAATTGAAAAGCCTGTTCGTGAGTATCGCTCGTTAAAGGAATTTTTTACACGTCGCCTGAAGTCAGAAGCGAGACCTGTTGATTTGAATGCCGAGGTGGTGAGCCCTGTCGATGGAAAAGTGTCCCAGATGGGAGGCATCCAACAAGGTACGCTGATTCAAGCAAAGGGAAAAACCTATACGGTTAGCCAGTTGCTAGGTGATGATGAGCATATGGCCGGACGCTTTTATGGTGGCTCCTTTATGACCATCTATTTAAGTCCGCGTGACTATCATCGCATTCATATGCCTGTAGAAGGCAAACTGTTTAAATACTCCTACCTGCCAGGTAAGCTCTACCCAGTTAATGATATGGGAGTTGAACATGTAGAAAAGCTATTTGCACGCAATGAACGGCTGATTACGTACGTTCAGAGTAAGGCATGTGGAAATGTAGCTGTGGTAAAAGTAGGAGCATTATTTGTGGGTAGTGTAAAGGTTACTTATAATGCGCAAACCACAAACGTGAAAAATGGAAAGCAGGTTTGTGAAGTGATTGGTGGCACGCCTTTCTTTGAAAAAGGTAGAGAACTGGGTTGGTTTGAATTTGGTTCCACTGTTATTTTGCTATTTGAAAAAGGCGAAATGAATTGGGCAGAAGGAATTAAAGAAGGCAGTGTGGTAAAAATGGGGCAAAAAATTGCGGTTAGCACTGTACCTGTGGAATAA
- a CDS encoding N-acetyltransferase, with product MGIIWHDIKDIESPLMPHALELYEQTFTEDLREPNSILLKGLTNEGPIAPDTFHLLVGTDENQQVIAVSTFHYLATWNLGFIVYMMVNPAIQSGGIGSKMMMQIEKILKEDAQNHGTELVGLVLETEREEDAHDEEEQVLTQRRLRFFNRNGLVPVKGVPYKQPPLWENTKEVPLHLLVKWTKDTDGFLQEEWYRFVQAVYKEKYGKINNVKAEILHQMEAELLANLQV from the coding sequence ATGGGGATCATTTGGCATGATATTAAGGACATTGAATCACCTTTAATGCCTCACGCATTAGAATTGTATGAACAAACGTTTACCGAAGATTTACGCGAACCGAATTCTATATTGCTCAAAGGGCTGACCAATGAAGGCCCGATAGCACCAGATACCTTTCATCTGTTGGTAGGGACGGATGAGAATCAACAAGTGATTGCTGTTAGCACCTTTCATTACCTAGCAACATGGAATCTTGGCTTTATCGTATACATGATGGTTAATCCTGCTATCCAAAGTGGTGGCATTGGTAGTAAAATGATGATGCAGATTGAGAAGATTCTGAAAGAAGATGCTCAAAACCATGGCACAGAACTGGTTGGTTTAGTACTGGAGACAGAGCGAGAAGAGGATGCACACGACGAAGAGGAGCAGGTGCTGACTCAGCGGCGTTTACGCTTCTTTAACCGAAATGGATTAGTACCTGTTAAAGGGGTTCCTTACAAACAACCACCGTTGTGGGAGAATACGAAGGAAGTTCCGCTTCATTTACTAGTGAAATGGACCAAGGACACGGATGGATTCTTACAAGAAGAGTGGTATCGTTTTGTGCAAGCTGTTTATAAGGAAAAATACGGTAAAATAAACAACGTAAAAGCAGAAATTTTGCATCAAATGGAAGCAGAATTGCTCGCTAATCTTCAAGTTTAG
- a CDS encoding sigma-70 family RNA polymerase sigma factor, translating into MGVPMHAKTLTTEYYEDREFHELYDEFFDRVNRYLRCRVHNTWDADDLTTVVFIKALEKFQQYSRTSPFAGWVFSIAHHTFIDFCRKKKELPMDHTEFFESSIDNTWNPEEHALSNEETLLLRETLEKLTRDQRDVLSLRYFGDLRIAQVADILGKTEASVKTISHRGLKELRKLYTGKRLK; encoded by the coding sequence ATGGGTGTACCGATGCACGCTAAAACTCTGACAACTGAATACTATGAGGATCGTGAATTCCATGAATTGTATGATGAGTTTTTTGACCGAGTAAATCGTTATTTGCGTTGCCGCGTACATAATACCTGGGATGCCGACGATTTAACGACTGTAGTATTTATTAAGGCTTTGGAGAAATTCCAACAATATAGCCGTACCAGTCCGTTCGCCGGATGGGTCTTTAGCATAGCCCATCATACATTTATTGATTTTTGCCGCAAAAAGAAAGAATTGCCGATGGATCACACGGAATTCTTTGAGAGCAGTATTGATAATACATGGAATCCGGAAGAACATGCTCTCTCAAATGAGGAGACGCTCCTCCTTCGTGAAACATTAGAAAAGCTGACGCGCGATCAGCGTGATGTTTTGTCCTTGCGTTATTTCGGTGATCTGCGCATTGCACAAGTGGCTGACATCTTAGGAAAAACGGAAGCAAGCGTCAAAACGATTTCCCACAGAGGATTAAAAGAGTTACGTAAATTATATACAGGGAAAAGGCTGAAATAG
- a CDS encoding DegV family protein, whose translation MPEIAIVTDSTSYIPKELQEELQITVVPLQVVYGNVAYREEVELTEADFYVKLKTSDQLPTTSQPPIGEFLETYMNLSKTHKRVIAIHMSSGISGTYQGSVTATTMVDDFPIDVIDSEITTYALGAVVVEAARMAQAGNSREEILERIEYIRAQMKTYFLVEDLDFLYRGGRLSTAQLMLGNMLKIKPILTFENKKIVPYQKVRTRVKAKAGIMELFEADAKVGKPIQLSIIQAQVQGEAEEWRTYIESTYPHVSVTISHFGPVIATHVGPGAIGLTWYYK comes from the coding sequence TTGCCAGAAATTGCAATTGTAACAGATAGCACCAGTTATATTCCAAAAGAGCTTCAAGAAGAATTGCAGATTACAGTAGTACCTCTGCAAGTAGTATATGGAAACGTGGCGTATCGCGAAGAAGTAGAATTAACGGAAGCTGATTTTTACGTAAAGCTAAAAACGAGCGATCAGTTACCAACGACGTCCCAGCCACCTATTGGGGAATTTTTGGAAACCTATATGAATTTATCTAAAACACACAAGCGAGTAATTGCTATTCATATGTCAAGTGGTATTAGTGGAACCTATCAGGGGTCAGTAACGGCAACCACTATGGTCGACGATTTTCCAATCGATGTAATTGACTCTGAGATTACTACATATGCGTTGGGTGCTGTTGTTGTGGAAGCGGCTAGAATGGCACAAGCAGGTAATTCGAGAGAAGAGATTTTAGAGCGTATTGAATACATACGTGCGCAAATGAAAACGTACTTTTTAGTCGAGGATCTAGATTTCTTGTACCGAGGAGGTCGCTTATCGACTGCTCAATTGATGCTGGGCAACATGCTAAAAATCAAGCCGATCCTTACATTTGAGAATAAAAAAATCGTTCCTTATCAGAAGGTGAGAACGCGCGTTAAAGCAAAGGCTGGGATCATGGAATTGTTCGAAGCGGATGCTAAAGTGGGCAAACCTATACAGCTTTCCATCATCCAGGCGCAAGTTCAAGGAGAAGCAGAGGAATGGAGAACGTACATTGAATCTACTTATCCACATGTTTCTGTTACGATAAGTCACTTTGGCCCGGTTATTGCTACTCATGTAGGGCCAGGAGCTATTGGATTAACTTGGTATTATAAATAA
- the gatC gene encoding Asp-tRNA(Asn)/Glu-tRNA(Gln) amidotransferase subunit GatC, with the protein MSTISRQEVEHVAKLARLRLTEEEAERYTRELDAILNFAAQLNELDTTNVKPTSHAFDVRNVMRPDVNRPSVSNEEALRNAPDQEEGQFKVPAVFE; encoded by the coding sequence ATGAGTACGATTTCCCGACAAGAAGTGGAACACGTGGCTAAATTGGCACGACTTCGTTTAACGGAAGAAGAAGCGGAGCGCTATACACGTGAATTGGATGCGATTTTAAATTTTGCTGCCCAACTAAACGAATTGGATACTACCAATGTGAAGCCGACTAGTCATGCATTTGACGTACGTAACGTTATGCGTCCTGACGTTAACCGTCCTTCCGTATCTAATGAAGAAGCACTGCGTAATGCGCCGGATCAAGAAGAAGGACAGTTCAAGGTACCAGCTGTTTTTGAATAG
- the gatA gene encoding Asp-tRNA(Asn)/Glu-tRNA(Gln) amidotransferase subunit GatA: protein MSLFDKRLADIHSELKRKELSVTDLANESLARIREVDKDVQATLLVDEEAALSQARAMDEKLAQGTEDLGLLFGLPAGVKDNIVTKGLKTTCASKLLSNYDPIYDGTVSQKLKEADALVFAKLNMDEFAMGGSNENSGFYPTRNPWNLEYVPGGSSGGSAAAMAARQFFFTLGSDTGGSIRQPAAFCGVVGLKPTYGRVSRYGLVSYASSLDQIGPLTKNVEDSAFVLQAIAGHDTYDSTSADVEVPDYLSALTGDVKGLRIAVPKELLGEGIDPQVRDSVLAALKQLESMGAVWSEVSMPHTKYAVPAYYLLASSEASSNLARFDGVRYGVRADNAENLLDLYMESRSQGFGAEVKRRIMLGTYALSSGYYDAFYKKAQQVRTLIIQDFEEIFANFDIVLHPTTPCPAFKLGEKMNDPVQMFLEDICTVTVNLAGLPAISVPCGFSDNGLPIGLQMIGKAFDESTILRAAHAYEQSTNLFPNKPQLGREEV, encoded by the coding sequence GTGTCCCTATTTGATAAACGCTTAGCAGATATACATAGCGAGCTTAAAAGGAAAGAGCTATCTGTAACAGATTTAGCTAATGAATCGCTCGCACGCATCCGTGAAGTAGACAAGGATGTACAAGCGACCTTGCTCGTTGATGAGGAGGCTGCTCTTAGTCAAGCAAGAGCAATGGATGAAAAGCTAGCTCAAGGCACAGAGGACCTCGGCCTCTTGTTCGGCCTTCCAGCTGGTGTGAAGGATAATATCGTAACAAAAGGGTTGAAAACGACATGCGCGAGCAAGCTTTTGTCCAACTATGATCCTATCTATGATGGAACAGTTAGCCAAAAGTTGAAGGAAGCCGACGCACTTGTGTTTGCTAAATTAAACATGGACGAATTCGCAATGGGTGGCTCTAACGAGAACTCTGGTTTCTATCCAACGCGCAATCCGTGGAATTTGGAGTATGTACCGGGTGGTTCGAGCGGCGGATCTGCTGCTGCGATGGCAGCTCGCCAATTCTTCTTTACACTTGGATCGGATACAGGTGGTTCTATTCGACAACCAGCGGCTTTCTGCGGTGTGGTTGGTTTGAAGCCAACTTATGGACGTGTATCTCGTTATGGCCTGGTATCCTACGCATCGTCACTTGATCAGATCGGACCGCTGACGAAAAACGTAGAGGATTCAGCTTTTGTTTTACAAGCCATTGCAGGTCATGATACTTACGATTCTACTTCGGCTGACGTGGAAGTCCCTGATTATCTATCTGCCCTGACAGGTGATGTAAAAGGACTGCGTATCGCGGTACCAAAAGAATTACTAGGAGAAGGTATTGATCCACAGGTTCGTGATTCGGTACTAGCGGCTTTAAAACAATTGGAAAGCATGGGGGCTGTTTGGAGTGAGGTATCTATGCCGCACACAAAATATGCCGTACCAGCTTATTACCTGTTGGCTTCATCAGAGGCTTCTTCTAACCTAGCACGTTTTGATGGTGTTCGTTATGGTGTACGCGCTGATAATGCGGAAAACCTGTTGGATCTGTACATGGAATCTCGCAGCCAAGGTTTTGGTGCAGAGGTCAAACGTCGTATTATGCTAGGGACATATGCCCTGTCTTCTGGTTACTATGATGCTTTCTATAAAAAGGCACAACAAGTGCGTACTTTGATTATTCAAGACTTTGAAGAAATCTTTGCGAACTTTGACATTGTGTTACATCCGACTACACCTTGCCCAGCTTTTAAACTTGGTGAAAAAATGAATGATCCTGTACAAATGTTCCTAGAGGATATTTGCACAGTAACGGTAAACTTAGCTGGTCTTCCGGCTATTTCTGTTCCATGTGGTTTCTCCGATAACGGATTGCCAATTGGTTTGCAAATGATTGGTAAAGCATTTGACGAATCCACGATTCTACGTGCGGCACATGCGTACGAGCAATCAACTAATCTGTTCCCGAACAAGCCACAATTGGGAAGGGAGGAAGTGTAA
- the gatB gene encoding Asp-tRNA(Asn)/Glu-tRNA(Gln) amidotransferase subunit GatB: MSQKFETVIGLEVHAELSTNSKIFCGCKTEFGAPPNTHTCPICLGHPGVLPVLNQQALEFAVKASLAINCEISRDTKFDRKNYFYPDLPKAYQISQFDQPVGTNGWIDIEVNGKTKRIRINRLHLEEDAGKLTHCEYGSGTMMDYNRVGVPLVEIVTEPDISSPEEAKAYLEKLKAIIQYTEVSDVKMEQGSLRCDANVSIRPVGETKLGTKTELKNMNSFRNVQAALEYEVKRQEEVVQDGGEIKQVTLRWDDANKKTIVMRSKEEAHDYRYFPDPDLVNVTITDEMIERIKASIPELPDARQARYVEQYGLSTSDAEVITMTRESADFFDASVATGADPKTVANFLMVDLFGYLNAGNLEFSDVKMTPVGLGEMVKLIEKGTISIKMAKTVFTEMLETGKDPATIVEEKGLVQISDEGELKRIVDEIIAANQQSVEDYKAGKKQAIGFLVGQIMKQTKGKANPGVVNKLLVEALEAL; the protein is encoded by the coding sequence ATGAGCCAAAAATTCGAAACGGTCATTGGTTTGGAAGTTCACGCTGAATTATCTACCAATAGTAAAATTTTCTGCGGTTGCAAAACCGAGTTCGGTGCACCACCTAATACACACACATGCCCGATTTGTTTAGGACATCCGGGTGTTTTACCGGTGTTGAACCAGCAAGCATTAGAATTCGCGGTGAAGGCTTCCTTAGCGATCAACTGCGAAATTTCCCGTGATACAAAATTTGATCGTAAAAACTATTTCTACCCGGATCTTCCTAAAGCTTATCAAATCTCGCAATTTGACCAACCGGTGGGGACGAACGGGTGGATTGATATTGAAGTAAATGGAAAAACCAAACGTATTCGTATCAATCGTCTGCATTTGGAAGAGGATGCTGGTAAATTGACGCACTGCGAATACGGAAGTGGTACGATGATGGACTATAACCGTGTAGGTGTGCCGTTGGTGGAGATTGTAACAGAGCCAGATATCAGTTCACCAGAAGAGGCAAAAGCGTATTTGGAGAAGCTAAAAGCGATCATTCAATATACAGAGGTATCTGATGTGAAAATGGAGCAAGGTTCTCTTCGCTGCGATGCCAACGTTTCAATTCGCCCTGTAGGCGAGACCAAGTTAGGTACAAAAACGGAATTGAAGAACATGAACTCCTTCCGTAACGTACAAGCTGCTTTGGAATACGAGGTGAAACGTCAGGAAGAAGTCGTTCAAGACGGTGGAGAAATTAAGCAGGTAACGCTACGCTGGGATGATGCTAACAAAAAAACCATCGTAATGCGTTCTAAGGAAGAGGCGCATGACTATCGTTATTTCCCAGACCCTGATCTGGTGAACGTAACGATTACGGATGAAATGATTGAGCGTATCAAAGCCTCAATTCCGGAATTACCAGATGCTCGTCAGGCACGTTATGTCGAGCAATATGGTCTATCTACATCTGATGCAGAAGTTATTACCATGACACGTGAGTCTGCTGATTTCTTTGATGCGTCAGTAGCAACAGGTGCTGATCCCAAGACAGTTGCTAACTTTTTAATGGTTGATCTGTTCGGATATCTAAATGCAGGCAATCTTGAATTCTCCGATGTCAAAATGACTCCTGTGGGTCTGGGGGAAATGGTGAAGCTGATCGAAAAGGGCACCATTTCTATTAAAATGGCCAAGACGGTCTTTACAGAAATGTTAGAGACAGGCAAGGACCCAGCAACCATTGTTGAGGAAAAAGGTTTGGTGCAAATTAGCGATGAAGGCGAATTGAAGCGCATCGTCGATGAAATCATCGCCGCTAATCAGCAATCGGTAGAAGATTACAAAGCGGGTAAAAAGCAGGCAATTGGCTTCTTAGTAGGACAAATTATGAAACAGACCAAAGGAAAAGCAAATCCAGGTGTGGTAAATAAATTGTTGGTAGAAGCGCTGGAAGCATTGTAA